In Mixophyes fleayi isolate aMixFle1 chromosome 4, aMixFle1.hap1, whole genome shotgun sequence, the following proteins share a genomic window:
- the VGF gene encoding neurosecretory protein VGF isoform X2 codes for MREAMFCQIITEMFHAPPFLFILTLTLVHSPFFHAIPVNEEQRHQTIHRTIHSDPLRSPQPDGHQEAPPLARSQHDESEATQERATPEVHSPSSSDDGDELFKDISPKALAAVLLQALNTEEEQAPSTLAEKTSPEGQEPIKEQADNEEDDGLIEKVRSRTQSSDKDEELRDDEKMDEGENMENVKSLLQELEGFEPPPKREQNTAQDNSPESKDLQELRELLGFGEQTEEEKRSPLNPVPHTPRRWEEEGEGEEEEEEEEEGENLANVAQDLLLQYLMSVGKNEAEKEEEVEEEKENGQDYTGDDFPVGQRPLFEDEEEGNIQDKRSTEDDEDEVDPQTIDKLIELSSRLHLPADDVVDIINDVEKRKRRRMKKKKARDDLPGRKERTRTPPQSWSDFPNSAYYPRRRLEQEPTWNKVPETSWEKISAPNWYKNKMSGPTWNKAPGSNWNKASGSNWNKVSGSNWNKAPESNWNKASGPNWNKVSWPNWNKMSGPNWNKVSGPNWNKVSEPSWNKVSEPSWNTVSGPNWNKVSEPSWNKVSEPSWNKVSEPSWNKKSDQSWNKVSEPSWNKKSDQSWNKVLEPSWNKVSEPSWNKKSDQSWNKVSEPSWSKVSEPNWNKMSDQSWNKKSDQSWNKVSEPSWNSLPDTTWNKVQEPTWNKVARSNWNKVLEPTPRRYRTRPDPFTNYIRPRAFQNPPRYYYKSPVPQRDDYFDEDQDKQEEMENYIESILLTHPEVFQ; via the exons ATGAGAGAAGCGATGTTCTGCCAGATCATCACAG AAATGTTCCACGCTCCCCCCTTCCTTTTCATCTTGACCCTCACCCTAGTACATTCCCCGTTTTTTCATGCCATTCCTGTGAATGAGGAACAGAGACACCAGACCATCCACCGAACAATACACAGTGATCCTCTACGCTCCCCTCAACCAGACGGTCACCAAGAAGCTCCTCCACTTGCCCGAAGCCAACATGATGAGAGTGAAGCCACCCAAGAAAGAGCAACCCCTGAGGTCCATTCTCCATCCAGTTCTGATGATGGGGATGAGCTGTTTAAGGACATTAGCCCCAAAGCCCTAGCTGCTGTGCTTCTACAAGCACTGAATACAGAAGAAGAACAGGCTCCTTCAACTCTAGCAGAAAAAACATCCCCTGAAGGTCAAGAACCAATTAAAGAGCAGGCGGACAATGAAGAAGATGATGGATTGATAGAAAAAGTGAGGAGCAGAACACAAAGTTCTGACAAAGACGAGGAGTTGAGAGATGATGAGAAGATGGATGAGGGAGAAAACATGGAAAATGTGAAATCATTGCTACAGGAACTTGAGGGTTTTGAACCCCCTCCTAAAAGAGAGCAGAATACCGCTCAAGACAACAGCCCAGAAAGTAAGGATCTGCAAGAGCTAAGAGAACTCCTAGGATTTGGGGAAcaaacagaagaagagaagagaagtccACTTAATCCTGTACCACACACACCTCGAAGgtgggaggaagagggagagggagaagaagaggaagaagaagaggaagagggggaaaatCTTGCCAATGTAGCCCAAGATCTTCTTCTTCAGTACTTAATGAGTGTAGGGAAAAATGAAGCAGAGAAGGAAGAAGAAGTGGAAGAAGAAAAGGAGAATGGACAAGACTACACAGGAGATGACTTTCCAGTGGGTCAACGCCCTCTTTTTGAAGATGAGGAAGAAGGAAACATCCAGGATAAGAGGTCAACAGAGGATGATGAAGACGAAGTAGATCCACAAACTATTGATAAACTGATTGAGCTTTCTAGCCGCTTACATCTTCCTGCTGATGATGTGGTAGATATAATAAATGATGtggaaaagagaaagaggagaaggatgaagaagaagaaggcaaGAGATGATCTCCCAGGAAGAAAGGAAAGAACCAGGACTCCTCCACAATCATGGTCAGATTTTCCAAACTCTGCATACTATCCCAGAAGGAGGCTTGAGCAAGAGCCTACCTGGAATAAAGTGCCAGAGACAAGCTGGGAAAAGATTTCAGCTCCAAACTGGTATAAAAACAAGATGTCAGGGCCAACTTGGAATAAAGCACCAGGGTCCAACTGGAATAAAGCGTCAGGGTCCAACTGGAATAAAGTGTCAGGGTCCAACTGGAATAAAGCACCAGAATCCAACTGGAATAAGGCGTCAGGGCCCAACTGGAATAAGGTGTCATGGCCCAACTGGAATAAGATGTCAGGGCCCAACTGGAATAAGGTGTCAGGGCCCAACTGGAATAAGGTGTCAGAGCCAAGCTGGAATAAAGTGTCAGAGCCAAGCTGGAATACGGTATCAGGGCCCAACTGGAATAAGGTGTCAGAGCCAAGCTGGAATAAGGTGTCAGAGCCAAGCTGGAATAAGGTGTCAGAGCCAAGCTGGAATAAGAAGTCGGATCAAAGCTGGAATAAGGTGTCAGAGCCAAGCTGGAATAAGAAGTCGGATCAAAGCTGGAATAAGGTGTTAGAGCCAAGCTGGAATAAGGTGTCAGAGCCAAGCTGGAATAAGAAGTCGGATCAAAGCTGGAATAAGGTGTCAGAGCCAAGCTGGAGTAAGGTGTCAGAGCCAAACTGGAATAAGATGTCAGATCAAAGCTGGAATAAGAAGTCGGATCAAAGCTGGAATAAGGTTTCAGAACCAAGTTGGAATAGCCTGCCAGACACAACCTGGAATAAGGTACAAGAACCCACTTGGAATAAAGTGGCACGCTCAAACTGGAATAAAGTTCTGGAACCAACCCCACGCAGATACCGCACACGTCCAGACCCTTTCACCAACTATATCAGACCAAGAGCCTTCCAAAACCCTCCCCGATATTATTATAAGTCTCCTGTCCCACAAAGGGACGATTACTTTGATGAAGACCAGGATAAGCAGGAGGAGATGGAGAACTATATTGAAAGTATCCTGCTGACCCATCCTGAAGTCTTCCAGTGA
- the VGF gene encoding neurosecretory protein VGF isoform X1 yields the protein MNIDVRGGWATGAWVGHVTRGWVFKAAAAVPGAETAQRQAAAAREPHYRDSERERETAPRQLRTKMFHAPPFLFILTLTLVHSPFFHAIPVNEEQRHQTIHRTIHSDPLRSPQPDGHQEAPPLARSQHDESEATQERATPEVHSPSSSDDGDELFKDISPKALAAVLLQALNTEEEQAPSTLAEKTSPEGQEPIKEQADNEEDDGLIEKVRSRTQSSDKDEELRDDEKMDEGENMENVKSLLQELEGFEPPPKREQNTAQDNSPESKDLQELRELLGFGEQTEEEKRSPLNPVPHTPRRWEEEGEGEEEEEEEEEGENLANVAQDLLLQYLMSVGKNEAEKEEEVEEEKENGQDYTGDDFPVGQRPLFEDEEEGNIQDKRSTEDDEDEVDPQTIDKLIELSSRLHLPADDVVDIINDVEKRKRRRMKKKKARDDLPGRKERTRTPPQSWSDFPNSAYYPRRRLEQEPTWNKVPETSWEKISAPNWYKNKMSGPTWNKAPGSNWNKASGSNWNKVSGSNWNKAPESNWNKASGPNWNKVSWPNWNKMSGPNWNKVSGPNWNKVSEPSWNKVSEPSWNTVSGPNWNKVSEPSWNKVSEPSWNKVSEPSWNKKSDQSWNKVSEPSWNKKSDQSWNKVLEPSWNKVSEPSWNKKSDQSWNKVSEPSWSKVSEPNWNKMSDQSWNKKSDQSWNKVSEPSWNSLPDTTWNKVQEPTWNKVARSNWNKVLEPTPRRYRTRPDPFTNYIRPRAFQNPPRYYYKSPVPQRDDYFDEDQDKQEEMENYIESILLTHPEVFQ from the exons ATGAACATTGACGTCAGAGGGGGCTGGGCCACGGGCGCTTGGGTGGGGCACGTGACGAGAGGGTGGGTATTTAAAGCGGCCGCCGCTGTCCCTGGTGCTGAAACTGCACAGAGACAGGCTGCAGCTGCGAGAGAACCTCACTACAGagactcagagagagagagagagaccgcaCCGAGACAGCTGAGAACAA AAATGTTCCACGCTCCCCCCTTCCTTTTCATCTTGACCCTCACCCTAGTACATTCCCCGTTTTTTCATGCCATTCCTGTGAATGAGGAACAGAGACACCAGACCATCCACCGAACAATACACAGTGATCCTCTACGCTCCCCTCAACCAGACGGTCACCAAGAAGCTCCTCCACTTGCCCGAAGCCAACATGATGAGAGTGAAGCCACCCAAGAAAGAGCAACCCCTGAGGTCCATTCTCCATCCAGTTCTGATGATGGGGATGAGCTGTTTAAGGACATTAGCCCCAAAGCCCTAGCTGCTGTGCTTCTACAAGCACTGAATACAGAAGAAGAACAGGCTCCTTCAACTCTAGCAGAAAAAACATCCCCTGAAGGTCAAGAACCAATTAAAGAGCAGGCGGACAATGAAGAAGATGATGGATTGATAGAAAAAGTGAGGAGCAGAACACAAAGTTCTGACAAAGACGAGGAGTTGAGAGATGATGAGAAGATGGATGAGGGAGAAAACATGGAAAATGTGAAATCATTGCTACAGGAACTTGAGGGTTTTGAACCCCCTCCTAAAAGAGAGCAGAATACCGCTCAAGACAACAGCCCAGAAAGTAAGGATCTGCAAGAGCTAAGAGAACTCCTAGGATTTGGGGAAcaaacagaagaagagaagagaagtccACTTAATCCTGTACCACACACACCTCGAAGgtgggaggaagagggagagggagaagaagaggaagaagaagaggaagagggggaaaatCTTGCCAATGTAGCCCAAGATCTTCTTCTTCAGTACTTAATGAGTGTAGGGAAAAATGAAGCAGAGAAGGAAGAAGAAGTGGAAGAAGAAAAGGAGAATGGACAAGACTACACAGGAGATGACTTTCCAGTGGGTCAACGCCCTCTTTTTGAAGATGAGGAAGAAGGAAACATCCAGGATAAGAGGTCAACAGAGGATGATGAAGACGAAGTAGATCCACAAACTATTGATAAACTGATTGAGCTTTCTAGCCGCTTACATCTTCCTGCTGATGATGTGGTAGATATAATAAATGATGtggaaaagagaaagaggagaaggatgaagaagaagaaggcaaGAGATGATCTCCCAGGAAGAAAGGAAAGAACCAGGACTCCTCCACAATCATGGTCAGATTTTCCAAACTCTGCATACTATCCCAGAAGGAGGCTTGAGCAAGAGCCTACCTGGAATAAAGTGCCAGAGACAAGCTGGGAAAAGATTTCAGCTCCAAACTGGTATAAAAACAAGATGTCAGGGCCAACTTGGAATAAAGCACCAGGGTCCAACTGGAATAAAGCGTCAGGGTCCAACTGGAATAAAGTGTCAGGGTCCAACTGGAATAAAGCACCAGAATCCAACTGGAATAAGGCGTCAGGGCCCAACTGGAATAAGGTGTCATGGCCCAACTGGAATAAGATGTCAGGGCCCAACTGGAATAAGGTGTCAGGGCCCAACTGGAATAAGGTGTCAGAGCCAAGCTGGAATAAAGTGTCAGAGCCAAGCTGGAATACGGTATCAGGGCCCAACTGGAATAAGGTGTCAGAGCCAAGCTGGAATAAGGTGTCAGAGCCAAGCTGGAATAAGGTGTCAGAGCCAAGCTGGAATAAGAAGTCGGATCAAAGCTGGAATAAGGTGTCAGAGCCAAGCTGGAATAAGAAGTCGGATCAAAGCTGGAATAAGGTGTTAGAGCCAAGCTGGAATAAGGTGTCAGAGCCAAGCTGGAATAAGAAGTCGGATCAAAGCTGGAATAAGGTGTCAGAGCCAAGCTGGAGTAAGGTGTCAGAGCCAAACTGGAATAAGATGTCAGATCAAAGCTGGAATAAGAAGTCGGATCAAAGCTGGAATAAGGTTTCAGAACCAAGTTGGAATAGCCTGCCAGACACAACCTGGAATAAGGTACAAGAACCCACTTGGAATAAAGTGGCACGCTCAAACTGGAATAAAGTTCTGGAACCAACCCCACGCAGATACCGCACACGTCCAGACCCTTTCACCAACTATATCAGACCAAGAGCCTTCCAAAACCCTCCCCGATATTATTATAAGTCTCCTGTCCCACAAAGGGACGATTACTTTGATGAAGACCAGGATAAGCAGGAGGAGATGGAGAACTATATTGAAAGTATCCTGCTGACCCATCCTGAAGTCTTCCAGTGA